The Ananas comosus cultivar F153 linkage group 4, ASM154086v1, whole genome shotgun sequence region AATGGCGATGATGGTCGGCGCCGCGCCGCGCCGGCTTACGAGCCGATCGAACCCGTTTCAGTTGGCCCGGCTCGTCGGCTCGGCCCTGATCCGGTCGATCTCGACCGGGTTCAGGGAGGAGTGGGACACCCTCGGCCCGGTTCAGGTTCCCGCCGACAAGTCCGTACACCCTCCCCACCACCCCCAGcgttcccctttttttttttactaaaaaataaaattaaccttaatttatttttggtaaaaatgtattcACGTGAACTTtgattcaatttaatttttttaaaattttttacaccTAAACCTTTTGATGCCACTTTGGttacaaaatttagttaaaCTACTGTAGTGAAAATGTAATTTTGCTTAAACTAATGGCGCATTCAAATTCGGAAACAAAAGAGCTATCATATGACGCAAttcaaatcaatcaaaaatttagGAACccaatttgaaactttttaatAGTTcagtaaatttttgaaaataggTTCAGTAAATTAGATGCTATAAAAATTGTTACATATAGGTTGTGGGGAGCTCAGACGCAGAGGTCGCTGCAGAATTTTAACATTGGCGGCGAGCGCGAGCGAATGCCGGAGCAGATCATCCGAGCATTCGGTGTACTTAAGAAATGCGCCGCCAAGgtatttactttttctttctatagcacttattaattacttaattttctttttcgctGCTCATTATTTTCCTTATGTTAGTGTCCTTTTGATTGTGTGTAGTTTGATATGATTCTATTCTTTATGCATcattaatataaaaaacaaatcttTTGTTGAATTACAAATGTACCTCTCGCACTTTACCCCGTGTCTCTGTTAGCTTTGCATTAAAAAATTGTATCAATTTCGACGCTGCACTTTGGGACCATTTCAATTGAGCCGAAAAATAgttgtattttttgtttaagATTCCGTTGACTGCGTCAATTGTCTTCCCTGACTGTGTCACTAGTtccactttattttattttatttttttggtttgtgaAGGTGAACATGGAGTATGGTCTGGATCCGACGATTGGGAAAGCAATAATGCAAGCAGCTCAAGAGGTTGCGGATGGTAAATTGGATGATCATTTCCCGCTTGTCATCTGGCAGACTGGTAGTGGGACGCAGAGCAACATGAATGCCAACGAGGTTTaaacttattttctttcttctttgcaGTAGTCTCAATACTATCCGCTTTTTTCAGAACTCGTATAAACACATTTTCAAGATCCTATGACTTTTCGACTTATGTGtattaaaatatttggaaaAGCACCATAACTTTTTAGAAGGTTATGAGCAATATTATTCAAATGAGAATGTTGTTGAAAGATTTGTACTTTTACGAGAATTGGTCCATCTGTTCCACCTCCTGATGGAAGCTGCCTGCTGATTCTTCATCTTGTCAATCCTTCTTTTCCTCAAGCATGATGATGCCATCttctttaatatattaaaatttctaaaaccATTGATTTTGGTTCGTAGTTCCTGTGTTTTCAATGATggtctctcttttgttcacaggTGATAGCAAATAGAGCAGCTGAGATTCTTGGGCATAAGCGCGGTGAGAAGTTTGTGCATCCAAATGACCATGTTAATAGGTCGCAATCTTCCAATGATACATTTCCAACTGTAAGCCTTTGTTTATCAGTACATTATCTTTCGATtctcttttacttttctaaGGACTCTTTCGAAATTATGGGAGCCTTCATGTAGAGTTTAAGATATAAGTTCATTTAGCATTTGGCCTTTGGATCTTTGTAccgaaaaaaaaatgtttctttatgcttctttttttttctcagaaaaTGTTTACTAGATCATGCATTCTACTTAGAGTAACCTGAGTTCTCTAATCATGGTATATACTCTAGTTGAGTTCTTTTATGGTTGAAATAAGCCTTTATTTATGACTGGTGCAAAGCTTGGTTTATTTCAGGTTATGCACATAGCTGCCGTTGGGGAAATCAACTCCAGGTTTATACCCAGCTTGAAACAGTTGCACAGTGCACTTCATGCAAAGGTACACAAATTCCACATAACTGATTTCTTTAGTCACCGAAAAAATTGATAAAGTAACAAGCAAAAAGAGTGGAGATaaacaaaatgcataaaatagAATCAGGTTTAAGCTTTCTTTCacctaattttcttcttttttccaaaTCAAGGAAAGATCAGCAATTTTTGTTGCATTAACATGCTTATCTGGGGATGAAATATGATAATTTACATCTTTGCTAGTTGTCATTCTCTTCCTTGAGACGTGTGATTGAAGCTTATTGTTTCTCATTAACTTCTTCTATTCCTTGACTTACTTCGATTTGCAGACTATTGAGTTCAAAGATATAATTAAGATTGGCCGTACTCATACTCAGGATGCTACTCCTTTGACGCTTGGTCAAGAATTCAGTGGTTATACAACACAAGTAtgaatacctttttttttttcttaacatgAGGAGAGTTTGTCCATCTGATATATAATGCTATCTTGAATATTCAGCAATGATACTTCATCAGCTCTTCGTGTGTATGTATTTTTTAGGTTAAATATGGCATTGATCGAATAGTGGGCACTTTGCCTCGGATGTATCAGGTAGACTAGCTAATAGATATTTTCAGTTGATGATTTctcatttttaaactatttcTAATTGACTTATCCCGGTGTGCAGCTTGCACAAGGTGGAACTGCTGTGGGGACTGGGTTAAACACAAAAAAGGGGTAATTTGTCTAACTTTATATGTCTTGCCTTTTTTAATGCTGTATATCATATAGTCATGCAATCTGGTAGAACTTGCTAAAATTTGCTTCCACATAAATGATTTTCATTGTGTGTAATTAATATCCTATTGCTTTTGCTTTAAAATGCCTTCATCTTTGCGTTCTTGTTAGGGACTAAACTGCAACATCAGTCAAGCAAGCATGTACATAGATTATCATTATCCCTGGAACTTTTATTCAACATGTTCAAACATAGTACTATTTTGTCATGTTACTTTATTTTAGCTCGTATGGGGCCCGCCTACTTGTATGTCACACTAAAGCTTGGTTTATATTTGCCTACATTTTTCAGATTTGATGTTAAAATTGCCGCTGCAGTGGCCGAGGAAACAAATCTACCTTTTGTCACAGCAGAAAACAAGTTTGAAGCATTAGTTAGTATTCACACTTGTGCTTGTTTGCTAGGAGATGTTATTATGCTGTTGTCTATTGGTTACTATTTCTTCTGTCTCCTGCTGATTTATTCCAAGAAATTTACTGCAGcatatttttgagattttttttattttggggtATGGAACTTCAATTTTGTCTCTTATCTACTATACGCACTCTGTGCATATTTCTTATTGTACCAGGCGGCACATGATGCTTTTGTTGAGACTAGTGGTGCCGTAAACACAATTGCTGCTTCTCTTATGAAGATCGGGAACGACATACGGCTACTAGGAAGGTATTTACTTTTATGGCCCAAAGTGTTACTTCCCATAACTGAATGTTGTATATATGCATGTACATATGTAtgaatttatttatgtattataacCTGTAATATTTCCCTTCCTCAGTGGACCACGCTGTGGACTCGGCGAGCTTATCTTACCTGAAAATGAGCCAGGCAGCAGTATTATGCCTGTACATGCCCTATCCTATAACTTATGTTACAAATAGTCTTCTGCGCTAATTAATGTATTGGGAACCTTGTTGAGGTTCATTGTGTTGTAGCAAAAAGCTTCATTATGTTTTGCCTTCTTTGTTTAGATGCTTGCGACTCACTTAATTCTACTATGACTGACCCTTTTTTGTTATAGGGAAAGGTCAATCCCACTCAGTGTGAAGCTCTAACCATGGTTTGTGCTCAGGTATGCTGAACAACCTTTCTAAATGTTTAATGATACGGTGTAGTTACTTACCGATAACGAAATTTCAAATGTTTACCAACTCTTCATTTCGTTAGTATGTTTTTGGCTTGTCCGTCTCCCATTTGCTTGAAAATGGGAAAAGAAGCTTGTTGTCGTTCTCAGAGTTCAATtgtattttaacttaaaaactCCTTATTTGGATTGTCAGAGCAACATTGTATTTTGTTCTTGTCGCAGTTCTTTAACTGCTCatgttctcttcttctttttttaaatcagaTTATCAAAACTCTTTCTGTCTGATCCTGGGAaagcatttcttttttcttatgaCAGGTGATGGGTAATGATGTTGCAATCACAATTGGAGGATCAAACGGACATTTTGAGCTCAATGTGTATAAGCCGCTAATAGCTAGTGCTCTTCTTCGAGTATGATTTGTTGCACACTGATGCACGTATTGTAATAGAATTTACAGTTCTTTTCTAAATTCAACAGATTGAATCCGGCATACTGACCTTAGTTTTGCTGGCTTTTTTGTCAGTCTTTGAGGTTACTGGGCGATGCCTCTTCATCTTTCGAGAAGAACTGCGTCAGGGGGATAAAAGCTAATCATCAAAGAATCTCAAAATTGCTGCACGAGGTAAACTTCTATGCCAACATAAACACTTCAACGTGCCCCAACATTATGTTTGGTAACCAATTTAATGCATTCCTCGTGTCCTCGATATCTCCTGCAGTCTCTGATGCTGGTCACATCTTTAAATCCTGTAAGTTTCTCGTATACCGTGTTCGTTATGTTCAATATAGTAGTAGCTATCTTAGATAACAACTGATATCTGAATATGCTTTGCATCATATTCtttggttctttttttcttttcttttttttgggttcagAAAATTGGTTATGACAAGGCTGCAGCTGTAGCCAAGAAAGCTCACAAAGAAGGAACTACACTGAAGGTGATTATGATAATCCCTAAGCATAAGTTTTGAGATTAATCGCAGTGCATAATATGAACATTTTGATCACTCTAATGTTctatttatgttattttatacTTGTGTAATATTGATTTATATTCCTTAATGCTTGCACCTATATTTTCATTCTCTGCCATTCTGATAAACCTTTTTCTGTTTATCAGGAAGCTGCATTAAGTCTTGGAGTTCTCACAGAAGAAGAATTTAACGAACTTGTCGTACCGGAGAAGATGATCGGCCCTTCCGATTAGTCGCATAGTACTAATTTTCCTCCTTACTTTGCCCCCAAATAATCTAGAGCATCTCTTTTTTGCTCCTCTACACGAGTATtaattcctcttttttcttttctttcaaatatcTGTGCCATGCCACTTTTGATGTTACACTTAATAGTTTTGAGAGATCTACAGGGTGAATTTTtattaatgtaaaaataaactaaataattttgTCACACTTATTCTTTGTGcttgaataattaattatttcccATTTATGAAAGTGACCAATGAGATATATATTAAGCTTGTTATGTGATATGACACAAAACGTGGCATGTCCAAatgcataaataataaataatattaagttCCCTATTTGTGAGCAATTAGATAGATCAATGGAGATTATGGTAGGACAACTACCAAGCCTACTTTGGTTAAATTAGGTTACCTTCTAAATTATAAGTTATAAATTCAAGTAATTCATTGGTCAGtttattagttaatttttttttaaccaaatctCTAATTCACTGCTCACGGTGCTTTATAGATTCGAGTGCTTTGCATGATGAACGGTGGATTAAATCGTCTCATTAGGAAGAGGATCCACCgttaagattttttattttaattttttcccctATATTTTCGATCTCAAATGGAGAATTTTTTGGATCTAAGGTTCTCCATTGTGGTTAAATTCTTCTTTTATCTTCTAATACCATTTACCAAAGCCATAACTAATTCTAAAATAGCATTTCCTTTTAGAGaacataataaaagaaattgttGTTGGCATGTAACATGGCGGAGGTTGACCCTTCTCTTTCCATCCAAATTGTCCacatcataaatttaaattaatttgtactATACACAAATATTTTCCAAACTTTAGATGGATTAGAATTTAGTTTAGGTTAATTTTTAGTTCACTTAATATCTCATAATGTTGACCAAAGTGTTAAAACTTTTGGAGGGAGGGGTGTAAAATAtgtctacttttttttttctttttttgagagatagatagcacgctacctgctttatttatttcatttagaaataaatttagtttgaaatatgaatcaacgaggattcgaatttgggtctcgggtaccaatcaccaagcttTTTGTTACTTGCTTCAGGGACGGTCGATTATATGTCTACTTTTTGAGTGTATAAATAGAGTTACTCTACGAGATATTAGCTAAGTTGAGAAACTAGTTTATTAAGTGGAaaaataattacttaattaCAACTCATTGAAAGTTCAcgaaatatttatacattttatccTAACTAATAGAATTATAGGAACCtaaatgagagagaggaaagattTGGTAGGGAAAAGGATGGGGAATGAATAAAAACACATTGCTTTATGAGAAAAGGAGGTGTTatctaaaagttttttttaaaaagagtgaataatatagaaaattttcttgttTGGGCAAATGGTCCTTTTGTGTCGTGACAATGTGTATACATACGGGCTGAGTGATCCTAACACaattagtaaaaaatttaatgattagcggtcaaaattctaaattcaaattataattgattcatattttcagctaaattttttttaaacaaaatgaaTAAAGCGAGTAACATATTATCTATCCTATTATCTATcttttagaaaatatatatatatatatatatatatacatgtctaAATCTGCAATAAATGCTCTATATTAATGAATTtgcaataagaaaaatattttgtccacatttaattatataataacgGAACATTATCTAAGCTAAGGATTATTATTCTCCGTTTTAAAGCCAAATGATAAGGACATGTGCACCTACGCAtgcttatctttttctctccaaCTTGATTTTCCAACCATACGTTCCTGTTATTTGCGGTGGGCCCCGCGAAACTAGTCATAATCCTCCTCCAACGGAGATCCCCTTCACACGTGTGCCCCAACCAATGGTTGTTCACTAAATGGGGCTACGTTGGACGTGCACCACCGGTGTACAATGTTGCATGGACTTTGTCCACCACGTGAACTGTAGACCACGGTGTAATGTGTAGGCACAATAGACACTACTCAAAATtctcggttttttttttaaaaaaataacagatAGTTATTAAATAGAGTACAAAACGtaataaaaaattgtttaaaaattaaaatatatattattaaaaaatatcattaatataGATATTGTGTTAAATCACGTCTCTactgtataatataaatttttggtaTGATTTGTGTTTCAGTATTTAAACCTTAATCCAAATTATTTAGCAAATTatagaattttaatattttttataactgaTTTTCCAAGATGTGAGTTTTGGTCCacgctgacgtggtggaccttGTCCACGCAGTTTCTCCCGAGGAGGCGGGACGCAACAAGAGCCATTGCGTTACGGCGTGGCAAAAGACCGTACAAATTGTAACGGCGCCGCTCCTCTTGATCCACCGTCCAAAAAGGTTCTGTTCAATCTCTACCGTTCAATGTTGGACAGGAGAGATCAACGAAAGTCCACGTGGACGGTGGATCAAACTCTCGGACGCGTCCGCATAATACATCGTCCTGATGGTAACCTTGTCTCCTTCGAGAGTACATCACTGTATAACTGTATTCTCCCAGGAACGATGCGTATTCGTGTCGGTGCGACGCGTATCAATATACGAAGCCTAATTTACTAAAAACCCCTTGTGTTATCTCATATTTACAGTAGTACTGTACTAAAAACATGTACTTATCCTTGGGTAATTGAGTACACAAAAAAGTAGTTTTTCGCTAATTTATAGCGAGGAGGAAGTgcgagggagaagaggaagatgcGGGGAAGCGAACTCGTTAATGGCGAAAAAAATTGGGGGCTTAATTCGCCTTAAATTAATGTAGGGATTCGGCTTCTAGGGTTTCGTTGCTCGGATCCCCTTTTACGATTAGGGTTTCGATGGCGACGGCGACGATGGTGACGGCGGCGGGGATGGCGATGCTGCTCTACTACGTGCTGAGCCGGAGAATGGCGCcgaaggaggcggaggaggagcggatcggtggcggcggcggagatctcTCGAAGCCGGggcgggcgcggcggcggcgggtggCGCGGAGACCGTCGCAGCCCCCCTCGACGTGGAGGGAGGCGGTGGCAACGCTTGCGGGAACGCTTAGGTTTACCTACTCGGAAACCCTAGGGAAGTGGCCGATCGGGGATTTGGCGTTCGGGATTAAGTATCTGATGAGGCGACAAGTAAGAAGAAGGATTTGGCTTCTTTGGATCTACTAATCTCATTTatacttttcaattttttgcGGTCCAAATGCTCTTATGTTTGGTATTCTATGGCTAATTTCATTGCTTGTGTTAGTTATGAATTAAATTCGAGGCAATCAGGTTTGCAGAAATAGTTCGTTCGTAAATTACTAGAAAGATTAGATTTTTATATGTTCTCATAGTTCTAAGGCTTACTTTTCTGTATAGTATCAAATTGAAACAGTTTCCTCAGATGTGTCAAGAACATCTCCTTTGTGTATCTCTGAATTTGGTGTGAACTTATGACTTTTAGTGGGGAATATAGGTAGTGCTATATTCCTGAACTAAATCCTCtatttttattcaatatttttatataatattttcaagAGAAGATTGAAATATTGATGTTAGTTCTCCCTTCTATTCAGTGGAAGCTCTGTCGCAAATATTTATTCTTTCCagtcaaaatatattatttgtgcATGTTCATAGTTGCTTATTTTGGTTTATTAGTTATAGTGGAAGGAacttgtattaaaaaaaaaagaaaagaaaaatgctattTAATGTTGGGGTACGAGTAGTCAGTCTCCTTGCTTCTTTTCTACTTTCATCATGTCCTACTAACTGTCGACTTTtgtgttaaattttttatggaaAATTCTGTGGAATGATTCATGTCGGACTTATAATTTTTGTACAAGGAAGCTTGTAGTCAAATTTTATAGAATCAATGGGGATATTACTGCACACTAACTTATAAAACTGCTCTTTCAGGGCAATGTGCATGTTGCAAGTGTATATGCTGGAAATAACTGTGTGCAACTACGAGGCCCAGATATAATGGCTGAGTTGATTTATCTTCtgaaattattaaatctatGCTTTCTCTTCTCAAAGAAGCCATTCCTAGTGTTCTTGGAGACTGCTGGATATTCCCAGGAAGATGTTCTTATTCATGAGCCTAAGGCGGGGGTGCGTAAGTATTATACTCTTGTTAGATATCCTAATTCTACACAGTACAGTTGGCTAAATGCAATTGAAGGGTAAAATATATGGATTGTGCCCCACACAATCCCGATATTGTGACTCCCGTTGTTGCGACTTTCTCTCTGAACTCGAACTCATTAGCCCTTGAACTTTCTTATCAATTGGAATACTCTTCCTGTCTTCTAAAGAAATCCAACAACACATGACTTTTCCCTATGAAATTACCTGTCTAACCTTGCTTCAGGTACGCGAAACAAGGATTTCATTGTTCAGAaggggtaaaatggtcattttacataaattttttaacactCAGTGATGAGATTGCAAATTACGAAAAATTTGAGGAACTGAATTGCAATATCGCAATAATGGAGAGACTATCCATCATAATAACTGTCGTTATTCTAGCTCtttgaaacacaaaaagtgATTTCTTGATGAGATTCTAATCTGCTTGTTCTACTCTTTGCAGCTTTTGAAGCCTGCTTTCACAATTTTACGCGATGAGAATTCCAAGTGTTTTCTCCTTTTGGTTCGAGGCACCCACAGTATCAAGGATACACTGACTGCTGTGACTGGTGCTGTGGTTCCTTTCCACCATTCACTTTTAGATGAAAGTGGTGTTAGCAAATTAGTATTGGGGTATGCGCATTGTGGTATGGTTGTTGCAGCCCGTTGGATTGCAAAATGTACTATTCCATGTCTCAGGAATGCAGTTAGTCAATTTCCAGACTACAAAATCaaggtatgttttttttttcttttttcttttttcttttttcttttttctttcttcaccAACGGTTTTGGATTCTAGATTTTATGGCGATACTTTATTTTAGTTCGACGACGATTAATTTAGCCAACCCCCAATAGctttcttttcataattttttaagttgGCCAGccttttattgtatttttttccaACTGTAATTGGTTATCCTTCATTAGTTTAGAAGCATCTTTGCTATTTTCTGTCTTGTCCAACATGGTGGTTGAACTTGTTATCTTCAGATGAACAATAAGGAGTGCTAATATGAAACTTTATACAGTTTCTATATGAGCCTTCTCAACTTGGTTTCTGATATAACTACTTGAAATTGCTTGAGGTAGGCTTGGAGCACAAAAAATGGCAATGCCTTCCGCTTTCTGTTACTTTTTTTATATGCTCACATAACAATATCTGCAATTAATCATTGATCTTTTTCCTTCTCTGATAATTAGATTGTTGGGCATTCGTTGGGTGGTGGCACTGCTGCTCTCTTAACATATATTCTGCGAGAACACAAAGAATTCTTTTCAACCACTTGTGTTGCATTTGCACCAGGCATGTATCTGAAAATCTGTTATGTTTATACAGCTTGTATCTTCGTGTTCTTGTTGCTGCTATTGTATATTCCCGTATACTATCCAATTTGATCCACTTGAAAAATTAGGGTTGAAAGCAGAGGGTCATCAAGCTGCTCATGCTTGCGCAAATTGCCTGTGGCATCACTAAATTTTATCACCTGCTTTTAATTGACTATTTGTATCATCAGATGATCTGATGATAATCTTGTTGAGCAGAACTGACAAAtgagaaaacaaattttattaatcCATGCTTGTTTATACGAGATTATCCATTTATATGTTTCATTTGTGCCCTATAAAGGTCTTTGATCTTTAATCTAGTTAAGATGTTCAGCTACTGTAATTGTGTTTTGTTGCTTGTGTGTTCAATGGATAATTTGCTAACAAATTATCTTCGTCAGCTGCTTGCATGACGTGGGACTTGGCAGAATCTGGCAAGCATTTTATCACCACCATTATCAATGGCACTGATCTTGTTCCTACATTCTCCACTGCCTCAATTGATGATCTCCGTTCTGAGGTACTTGTTCTCCATCAACCATGTTATCATCGTCTGTTCTTCTACATGCACCTGTTAGATTAATGTGTTCTGTTTTGGTACAGTTTTCCAGACAACGTGGTTTACTGGATTCCTTAATTCAGAATTCTAGATATATAATTGTATTGCGTTACAACAATCAAATCGGTGACGCTTCCGACACCTTGGAAATTGGTCTTTGCTTACACATGTTTATCCTTGCTTTATATTACCTTTTCAGGTGACGGCATCTTCATGGTTAAACGATCTCAAGGATCAAGTGCAACAAACACGTTTCCTAAATGTCGTCTACCGTTCTGTTTCTAGTGCTCGAGATAAGGTGGCAGGAGCTGGCACGCTGCTACGTCCCGTCTCCAGCAAAACTCAGGTAAGGGAACTAGCTGCATTTTAATCGATAAACCATGCATTTACTAAAGAAAATGGGTAGTTACACTATTGGTCACTGAACTTTTCCTTGTGAAGTTTCACTTACGTCGAGTAGTGAACTTCTGTTTCAATCGTGTTACTTTGTCAAACTTCATGTAATTTGCGGCAGATATTCAGATATCAAGCCATCTTCAAGAGATGATATGCCAATGATATGGCAGTTCGTTTAGTGACTAATGGTGTAATATACCCATAGAGCAGATTCCATtatttggggaaaaaaaaatcgatgGATTTGAGGTAGCGAACAATTTTTCCTGAAACCTGAAACAATTAGTTATGTGCAAAATTAGATCCAGATTGATGGTTGTGATATTTTGTAGTGTCCTGCTTCTTGCCAGTTTGGAGGCGCTCAAACCAATCCAACTTTATCTGCTTTGttttcagttaaaaaaaatgaaagctcAAATAATTCTTCTAATTGTATCCTTGAATTCTTAACTTTGATTTTGCTCATTCAGGTTGTTATGAGGCAGGCACAAAATGTTGCACAGGCTGTCGTTAGGAGCCGATCAACATTCTCTTCGTGGTCATGCATCGGCGCTCGCCGCCGTTCTGTTGGCTCAGTTGCAAACTCTAAAGAGGAGACAACTACTGAAACCTTGACTCTGCTTCAGCACGGAACCACTGAGGAATTGGTGGGTGAACTGCAGTTTgatatttctagggtttccgaCCATGAGGAAATTGATATTTATAGGGCTTCCGACCACGAGGAGACAGAGGAAGAAGCACTTCTACAAGAAAGCGTAGTCACTACTGTTTCCACCACCGAAGAAATCACCGAAGGTGAACTGTGGTTGGAGTTGGAAAAAGAACTTAAACAGCAAGAAGAAGCTAATTCCCAAGCTCGAGAAGAACAAGCTGCTGCTGCAAAAGAGCATAttgaagaagaagcagccgcagTTTTGAAAGCAGTCGACGAAAAGAAATCCATCTCCGCAGATGCCCTAGAAGGGCAACAGTTATATCCTCCGGGTAGGATTATGCACATGGTCGCTTTGCCACCGGCGGATTCCGACCCTAATGAAAACATTGTGATCAATGAATGCGACATCGGTTTATACGTAACACCGAGAGAGCTTTACAGTAAGATCCGGCTCTCCAAAACTATGATTAACGATCATTATATGCCTATGTATAGGAAGATGATGGAACTGCTCATTGACAAGCTCGCCGTTGAGGATGATGGTCGTAAGGATAGTCAAATGTGAATGATTCGATATAATATATTTGCAGGTAAAAGCAACATGTTGTTGTCCTAACTTCAAACTAACCAGCTTGATGTAATATGTTCAGCTAATTGAATTGCAAAttaatgatgaaatgaaatgctAAATAGTTGTCAATTCTTGAAGAAGAGCTTAACACATTAAGTGATATTTTCACTTTGAAATAAACTGATTTCAAAGATAAAATGATAACTACTATAATCTTATCATTACCAATATTCTTTTCATAAAGACAGATATTGATAGCTATATGAATGTAATGaaataaaatagttaaaagaTGATAAAATTACAGCTAGTTGTTCTATAATTAGATAAAAAGGTGTTCAATTCCAAAAAAAGGGTCTTTTTATTCTCACCACACTGATGAACGCACAATAGGCGAAAATTTGCTACAGAGCCATAATTTTACTCTGCCTAAGTTAATAAATTTCATTAACATTAAATTTAGGGCTTGTTTAGTTCATCTATTTTAAGTATGGAATGAGAATCGGTTTTGATCAAATccgattaattttgtttggtttgcatGAATCGATTTTGGATTTCtattccggagtggaatgggaatggcccattagttttcaacttgattccggtcttctagcccggattgagatttcatttcgGAAGACCACTAAGCTCTCAAAGCCCAtatgaccatctcaccctccttctcttcatccattctcatcaaaaaaaaaaaaaaaataattttagtctcaaaaccctatccctaacccacatcaataaaaatttttaaaaataaatttaatttttttttaaaaaaaacttattaaaaaataatattatattttcataaatttaaata contains the following coding sequences:
- the LOC109708837 gene encoding fumarate hydratase 1, mitochondrial-like, giving the protein MAMMVGAAPRRLTSRSNPFQLARLVGSALIRSISTGFREEWDTLGPVQVPADKLWGAQTQRSLQNFNIGGERERMPEQIIRAFGVLKKCAAKVNMEYGLDPTIGKAIMQAAQEVADGKLDDHFPLVIWQTGSGTQSNMNANEVIANRAAEILGHKRGEKFVHPNDHVNRSQSSNDTFPTVMHIAAVGEINSRFIPSLKQLHSALHAKTIEFKDIIKIGRTHTQDATPLTLGQEFSGYTTQVKYGIDRIVGTLPRMYQLAQGGTAVGTGLNTKKGFDVKIAAAVAEETNLPFVTAENKFEALAAHDAFVETSGAVNTIAASLMKIGNDIRLLGSGPRCGLGELILPENEPGSSIMPGKVNPTQCEALTMVCAQVMGNDVAITIGGSNGHFELNVYKPLIASALLRSLRLLGDASSSFEKNCVRGIKANHQRISKLLHESLMLVTSLNPKIGYDKAAAVAKKAHKEGTTLKEAALSLGVLTEEEFNELVVPEKMIGPSD
- the LOC109709013 gene encoding uncharacterized protein LOC109709013 isoform X1, encoding MATATMVTAAGMAMLLYYVLSRRMAPKEAEEERIGGGGGDLSKPGRARRRRVARRPSQPPSTWREAVATLAGTLRFTYSETLGKWPIGDLAFGIKYLMRRQGNVHVASVYAGNNCVQLRGPDIMAELIYLLKLLNLCFLFSKKPFLVFLETAGYSQEDVLIHEPKAGLLKPAFTILRDENSKCFLLLVRGTHSIKDTLTAVTGAVVPFHHSLLDESGVSKLVLGYAHCGMVVAARWIAKCTIPCLRNAVSQFPDYKIKIVGHSLGGGTAALLTYILREHKEFFSTTCVAFAPAACMTWDLAESGKHFITTIINGTDLVPTFSTASIDDLRSEVTASSWLNDLKDQVQQTRFLNVVYRSVSSARDKVAGAGTLLRPVSSKTQVVMRQAQNVAQAVVRSRSTFSSWSCIGARRRSVGSVANSKEETTTETLTLLQHGTTEELVGELQFDISRVSDHEEIDIYRASDHEETEEEALLQESVVTTVSTTEEITEGELWLELEKELKQQEEANSQAREEQAAAAKEHIEEEAAAVLKAVDEKKSISADALEGQQLYPPGRIMHMVALPPADSDPNENIVINECDIGLYVTPRELYSKIRLSKTMINDHYMPMYRKMMELLIDKLAVEDDGRKDSQM
- the LOC109709013 gene encoding uncharacterized protein LOC109709013 isoform X2, producing the protein MATATMVTAAGMAMLLYYVLSRRMAPKEAEEERIGGGGGDLSKPGRARRRRVARRPSQPPSTWREAVATLAGTLRFTYSETLGKWPIGDLAFGIKYLMRRQGNVHVASVYAGNNCVQLRGPDIMAELIYLLKLLNLCFLFSKKPFLVFLETAGYSQEDVLIHEPKAGLLKPAFTILRDENSKCFLLLVRGTHSIKDTLTAVTGAVVPFHHSLLDESGVSKLVLGYAHCGMVVAARWIAKCTIPCLRNAVSQFPDYKIKIVGHSLGGGTAALLTYILREHKEFFSTTCVAFAPAACMTWDLAESGKHFITTIINGTDLVPTFSTASIDDLRSEVTASSWLNDLKDQVQQTRFLNVVYRSVSSARDKVAGAGTLLRPVSSKTQAQNVAQAVVRSRSTFSSWSCIGARRRSVGSVANSKEETTTETLTLLQHGTTEELVGELQFDISRVSDHEEIDIYRASDHEETEEEALLQESVVTTVSTTEEITEGELWLELEKELKQQEEANSQAREEQAAAAKEHIEEEAAAVLKAVDEKKSISADALEGQQLYPPGRIMHMVALPPADSDPNENIVINECDIGLYVTPRELYSKIRLSKTMINDHYMPMYRKMMELLIDKLAVEDDGRKDSQM